In one Aquila chrysaetos chrysaetos chromosome 24, bAquChr1.4, whole genome shotgun sequence genomic region, the following are encoded:
- the SEC16A gene encoding protein transport protein Sec16A isoform X7 codes for MQQPPQTVPAGAAAPPPAGIARNMYWRNSSLSKRANATAAPVQPVTDPFAFGRQTPQGSPSDNPSKGNALVMQSSSPAVFPQPPIMHTSPSRAGDNPHGPHTSLSAPVSQTGINTSTFSNVPIPSPSPGYVINSTTEVHPNADLGLRGPAVPMHYNAGAAVENSFSVYPGMVSASNKPGGRQDVSRDPNDVPSGPNATALFPPPPQQPVSQWRPGQGNLQSPVQNFVPYPEPSSQTDVHNISQSSVSTSHPPPQTNLQQGPVHQGIPQNTIQAPLSVGSEKNGKNGSANSSHHMNSIQPGNVFRQNTEMTNAWLSQPYQEQFYPQPPLQDSSFVIPTAQENNPKTQSPDMSETSNRPIPTDRDSGTLSMFFKGDEAENEEILSSEKNYIVEKVEFDACQANSASLYHHPMHPQRIATNVLSQAQVGTGSANEMVQKGMDVQYFPKIVSQQETQAAKHSMFVSDDKACIGDVSGNGGSQYENVENLECIQNQEVLPSEPQNISASSPAAGPDLYRYGSFTGQMLPKNAVVSHAEGGPNLEAPDSLPHPVRPDSVSSNYSNISHRSASSSARLQEQVGTFIQQESGKPEEESSASFFKQIDSSPLGGDSSELNLGKNYHGNLSQPPTPSPPKPTGVFQTSANSSFEPVRSHGVGIKPAEIDQAKMVVELRENQSNQKNIKKNTAVPAASPGNLEQPPDNLETIFMRQVHPLPLAVTGEAGNMLHSGSVMENIQSVSERRSSTRAQGAVKKCDSPATTLWAHNELPNFGGNVLLAPAAPAVYVPAKQTVEVIQPPEEGLSNQPPSKPGTIAVQLSQDGNISSENLENPPKMGEEEALQSQASSGYASLLSSPPTESLQNQPILIAQPNQSYNLAQPINFSISLSNQLSSNENNQPMKDSGVGDKPAMGPQTSHAGGIISGENVPLPVMQVGPLLVNALPNTNLLKHNLLQSPVNSSDTASNQPANLLMKTPLNLAPEGQKNVNTEGFVPEFASKPGSNSSISPGTHLPSGSASALVAPVNSVVQANHSANHSNSKEEAAGVLDFTVSRTLEKSSASSSVQVHNQSLTGGPVYTQQSAGSAGQVGAEMHDKQHFYQQVTKDVQHQAVSDRAVQGALPSQPQMQAAQMQQPASSGQSSVPSNYQIAAGTKAMQASQPRENQVLSNHPQPVGPQEASSVQLTTRYDQTSPEKQPAPGQPLGAPTSTAASTTTSQSVMPNVQQDLQRPSLPQTPQDAFGPPQNPYYYYRHPYDAYQPPYPPPYPPADPRTAAHLYYMEDSYGQYDPRYRHYDSTSTAYMEPGSYRYSEPERPSSRASHCSDRPSSSSLSGCWHFC; via the exons ATGCAGCAGCCTCCACAGACTGTTCCAGCAGGAGCGGCAGCTCCACCTCCTGCAGGCATTGCTCGGAACATGTACTGGAGAAACAGCTCGCTCAGTAAACGAGCAAATGCAACAGCTGCCCCAGTGCAGCCTGTGACAGACCCTTTTGCATTTGGCAGACAAACTCCACAGGGTTCCCCTTCAGATAATCCATCCAAGGGCAATGCATTGGTTATGCAAAGTTCTTCCCCAGCGGTGTTTCCGCAGCCACCCATTATGCATACTTCACCATCACGTGCAGGGGACAATCCTCATGGACCGCATACGTCTTTATCAGCTCCTGTATCTCAAACAGGAATAAATACCAGTACGTTTTCTAATGTTCCGATTCCTTCACCGTCCCCAGGATACGTTATAAATAGTACTACAGAAGTGCATCCAAATGCGGATCTTGGACTCCGTGGGCCTGCGGTACCAATGCATTATAATGCAGGAGCAGCAGTTGAAAATTCTTTCAGTGTGTATCCTGGAATGGTGTCTGCATCAAACAAACCTGGAGGTAGACAAGATGTTAGTAGAGATCCAAATGATGTTCCTTCAGGACCCAATGCAACAGCACtcttccctccacctcctcaGCAGCCTGTGTCTCAGTGGAGGCCTGGTCAAGGTAACCTGCAGTCTCCAGTGCAAAATTTTGTGCCCTATCCTGAGCCGTCTTCTCAGACTGATGTTCATAACATTTCTCAGTCTTCTGTTAGCACTTCTCATCCTCCTCCACAGACAAATTTACAGCAGGGTCCTGTACACCAAGGTATTCCACAAAATACCATACAAGCGCCTTTATCTGTTGGTTCtgaaaagaatgggaaaaatggCTCTGCAAATAGCAGTCATCACATGAACAGCATCCAGCCTGGAAATGTGTTTAGGCAGAACACAGAAATGACTAACGCTTGGTTAAGTCAACCATACCAGGAACAGTTTTACCCCCAGCCACCATTGCAAGACTCCAGTTTTGTCATTCCCACAGCTCAGGAAAATAACCCCAAAACCCAGTCTCCAGATATGTCTGAAACATCAAATAGACCTATTCCCACAGATCGAGATTCAGGCACTCTCTCCATGTTTTTCAAAGGGGATgaggcagaaaatgaagaaatactttcatctgaaaaaaattacatagttGAGAAAGTGGAGTTTGATGCTTGTCAGGCAAATTCGGCATCCTTGTATCACCACCCAATGCATCCTCAGCGGATTGCAACTAATGTTCTCTCTCAGGCGCAGGTTGGTACAGGTTCAGCCAATGAGATGGTACAAAAAGGAATGGATGTCCAGTACTTTCCTAAAATTGTAAGTCAGCAGGAGACACAGGCTGCTAAGCACTCTATGTTTGTTAGCGATGACAAGGCATGTATAGGTGATGTGTCTGGGAATGGTGGGTCACAGTATGAAAATGTTGAGAACCTGGAGTGCATTCAGAATCAAGAAGTGCTGCCAAGTGAACCACAGAACATCAGTGCTTCATCCCCTGCTGCTGGTCCTGATCTGTACAGATACGGATCCTTTACAGGTCAGATGCTTCCAAAGAATGCTGTTGTGAGCCATGCTGAGGGAGGACCAAATTTGGAGGCACCTGATTCATTACCTCATCCTGTCCGACCAGATAGCGTATCTTCAAACTATAGCAACATTAGCCATAGGAGCGCTTCTAGCTCAGCTAGACTTCAAGAGCAAGTCGGTACATTTATTCAGCAAGAAAGTGGGAAGCCTGAAGAAGAATCTTCTGCTAGCTTCTTTAAACAGATTGACTCCTCTCCTTTGGGAGGTGATTCAAGTGAGCTAAACCTGGGCAAGAACTACCATGGTAATCTATCCCAGCCTCCAACTCCAAGTCCTCCTAAGCCTACAGGAGTATTTCAGACAAGTGCAAATAGTTCTTTTGAACCTGTGAGGTCCCATGGAGTTGGTATAAAACCTGCAGAGATTGACCAAGCAAAGATGGTGGTTGAATTAAGAGAGAACCAGTCAAACCAAAAGAATATCAAGAAGAATACAGCTGTGCCGGCTGCATCTCCAGGCAATCTTGAACAGCCACCAGATAACCTGGAAACTATTTTCATGCGTCAGGTACACCCACTGCCTCTTGCAGTCACTGGTGAAGCTGGAAATATGTTGCACTCTGGATCTGTTATGGAAAACATACAATCAGTATCTGAGAGAAGGTCCTCAACAAGAGCTCAGGGAGCAGTTAAGAAGTGTGATAGCCCAGCAACAACTTTGTGGGCTCATAACGAGTTACCTAATTTTGGGGGAAATGTTCTTCtagctcctgctgctcctgcagtaTATGTACCTGCCAAACAAACTGTAGAAGTCATTCAGCCACCAGAAGAAGGCCTGTCTAATCAGCCGCCAAGTAAACCAGGGACTATTGCTGTGCAGCTTTCCCAAGATGGAAATATATCTTCTGAAAATCTTGAGAATCCTCCCAaaatgggagaagaggaagcacTTCAGTCTCAGGCAAGTTCTGGTTATGCAAGTTTGTTGTCTTCTCCACCTACAGAGTCTTTGCAAAATCAGCCTATCCTGATTGCTCAGCCTAATCAAAGCTATAACTTGGCTCAGCcaattaatttttctatttctctatCTAATCAGCTaagcagcaatgaaaacaaTCAGCCAATGAAGGACTCTGGGGTTGGGGACAAGCCTGCAATGGGTCCCCAAACTTCACATGCTGGTGGGATcatttctggggaaaatgtGCCATTACCTGTGATGCAAGTTGGACCTCTATTAGTTAATGCACTTCCAAATACTAATCTGTTAAAACATAATTTGTTACAAAGCCCTGTTAATTCCTCTGATACTGCTTCTAATCAGCCTGCAAACTTGCTTATGAAAACTCCACTTAATTTGGCTCCAGAAGGGCAAAAGAATGTTAATACGGAAGGTTTTGTTCCTGAATTTGCTAGCAAGCCAGGGTCTAACTCATCCATTTCTCCTGGGACACATCTCCCCAGTGGAAGTGCAAGTGCACTAGTCGCCCCTGTTAATTCTGTAGTACAGGCTAATCATTCTGCAAATCATTCAAATAGCAAAGAAGAAGCTGCTGGAGTGCTCGACTTCACAGTATCACGGACTTTGGAGAAAAGCAGCGCAAGTAGTTCTGTACAGGTGCACAATCAGTCACTTACTGGTGGTCCAGTATATACTCAACAGTCAGCTGGTAGTGCTGGTCAGGTGGGTGCTGAGATGCATGACAAACAACATTTCTATCAACAGGTGACAAAAGATGTACAGCATCAGGCTGTATCAGACAGAGCTGTACAGGGAGCATTGCCATCTCAACCACAAATGCAGGCAGCTCAAATGCAGCAACCAGCATCATCTGGGCAGTCCTCAGTTCCTTCAAACTACCAGATTGCCGCAGGGACTAAAGCCATGCAGGCATCACAGCCGCGTGAGAACCAGGTGCTGAGTAACCATCCTCAACCTGTGGGTCCCCAAGAGGCAAGTTCAGTGCAGCTGACAACAAGGTATGATCAGACGAGTCCTGAGAAGCAACCAGCGCCTGGACAGCCATTGGGTGCTCCAACTTCCACAGCCGCTTCTACCACCACCAGTCAGTCAGTCATGCCAAATGTGCAACAAGACCTGCAGCGTCCATCCCTGCCTCAGACTCCTCAGGATGCCTTTGGTCCGCCCCAGAACCCTTACTACTACTATAGACATCCTTACGATGCTTATCAGCCTCCATATCCTCCACCTTATCCTCCCGCAGACCCCAGAACAGCAGCTCATCTTTATTACAtg GAGGATAGCTACGGACAGTATGACCCACGGTACAGACACTATGATAGCACCAGCACTGCTTATATGGAGCCTGGGAGCTATCGGTATTCTGAGCCTGAACGTCCTAGTTCCAGAGCTAGTCACTGCTCTGACAGGCCTTCTTCTAG TTCTCTGAGTGGTTGTTGGCATTTCTGCTAG